In the genome of Aphidius gifuensis isolate YNYX2018 linkage group LG6, ASM1490517v1, whole genome shotgun sequence, the window aattaaaaaaatgaaaagaaattaaatttttttaaatgaattcaCACTAATGatcagtaaaaaatattaaaatataataattaaattataattttaaatttctataatattgaaagttacaaaaaattttactttaataattaaaaaactataacttaaaaaaaaattcacaattagtgactactgtaaaaaaaaaaaaaaaatgttaaatttattatatcttcACATGACTTTTTGCCTGCAagttttttctatatataattaatcataatttaaatgaaatcaTTCACCCACAGTATtcagaatttgaaaaataaaataaaataattgaaaaaaaaaaaaaaaaaaaaaaaaagaaaattacgtTTCAGACTTTGGTTCTGATCTGTCGAGGCCAGATTTTGCATATGGGAAATAATCCCGAAGTACTTTCGTATACTCGATATAATACACTATTAGCACACTTCAATAACATCATCGATTATCCATCGAAATAAATTCAGCTTAAGGCAAGCAGTGGCTCAATAGTCATGCGATATTTTCTGGCTTTTtcttcatgatattttttcatattttgaaGCTTTCTTTTAGCTTGACTAACTTTTTTAGTTGGTACAtctgatgttgttgttgttgttgtttttattgttgtaacaccattgatattttcattttcttgatCTTCAAGcatttttaatgtttcaataatatttctagGTTCATTAGCATGTCTCTGTGTTCCATTTCTATTAGCATAAACAACTGATAAATGAGAAAAACTTGATTTTGGTGGTGCAGTTATATCAGCAAAATCCcgaaaatttgcaaaaaaatcaCCACCACGAATTGGTTGTGGTTTtggatttttataataatttgaacgACCTCTTGcattattaccattattataataaggaTTATACAATGTTTCAACAACCGaatattcatcattttctttttcttctggATAATATGTACCACCACGAATAACACCAAAATTACCAGAACCAAGTAATGGATGTTGTGTATTTTTaactgttgatgatgatgctacTGGTTGATATGCACTACGTTCACGTTGAAAATATCCAAGAAAACGATTTGGCCGATaacgttgttgttgttgctgttgttgttgatcatTGTATGGTGGTAATTTatgatttgtaaatatatcagCAAATGATGGAAAGAAATTTTGACTATCAGTAACTGGATTTACTTTGTCTTCTTCAGCAATGACAACTGATTTTTGTGCTTCAATTGGAACTCTTGCTGTTACATGTGGATCAATTTCAGAtggaattatttcttttggtTCTTGATGTACACTTTCAGCTCCATCAGGTTCCATGTACATATCAGAATCATCAGATTCATCATAATCATGTTCATGATTATGTGTTTCTGATGCAGCTGCTACAGAATcctacaagaaaaaaaaaaaattatttaaatcgaTTTTTACAGCTCAA includes:
- the LOC122859357 gene encoding uncharacterized protein LOC122859357, with amino-acid sequence MKKNIIIILAVFAVLKNVLGYPQERLMPDGAPVITDESSNEDSVAAASETHNHEHDYDESDDSDMYMEPDGAESVHQEPKEIIPSEIDPHVTARVPIEAQKSVVIAEEDKVNPVTDSQNFFPSFADIFTNHKLPPYNDQQQQQQQQRYRPNRFLGYFQRERSAYQPVASSSTVKNTQHPLLGSGNFGVIRGGTYYPEEKENDEYSVVETLYNPYYNNGNNARGRSNYYKNPKPQPIRGGDFFANFRDFADITAPPKSSFSHLSVVYANRNGTQRHANEPRNIIETLKMLEDQENENINGVTTIKTTTTTTSDVPTKKVSQAKRKLQNMKKYHEEKARKYRMTIEPLLALS